The DNA region TACGATTGTTGGTAAAAGAGCATCCCGAATTAGCCGATGACTGCAATCGCTTGCTTGATATACTCTATGCTTATGAAAAACAACATTGGAGCGGTAATAAAATAGCAGCCAGTCAAATCGAAGAAAATGATATCGCTGAACAAATTGCCGAATACGAAAATAAGTTCTACAAACAATGCAGTGGAGTTGATAGGGGCTAAAATTAAATGGCCTGATACTTATAAATAAATTGTTCAGCATTGTTATGGATGTGTATCTTTGAAATTGTGCAAAAGCTAAGCAGTCATATCAGAAAATACAAACGCATTGCCATACTGTGGCTTATTGTGTTTTCGCTGGCACCCTGCACTGTAAAAGAAGCCTGGCTTTCTACGTTTGATATTGACTATTCAAAGCCGCTTAACCAAAGCCGTACCACCGTAGGGCAACAGTGCCAGTTCACGAATGCCGAACAAAACACAGTTTCCCTGGTAAAAAAAGTCAGATTCAACAGGGAACCGGCTTTTTCGGATTCTTTAGTGAAAAACGATCTTGTTACTGCAGCAGAAGCAATTGATACCCGGAACCTGGATAGCTTTTCAGGCAACAGCCCTCCAAAATATATTTTATACAAACGTTTAAAGCTTGATGTTGCGTAGCCTTTGCTACCGTACAATATCATTTTTACACGTTTAATAAAATATCAATTCAATGAAACATTCACATACTGCAGCTACGGCCAGCCTGGCCGGGCTTTTCACTTTGTCTTTGCGCTGGGTTCTCGGCTGGACATATTTCTCGGCTTTCTGGCGCCGGTTGATCTTAGAAAATAAACTCATACCTGAGGAGGCCGGTTATATTGGCGAAAAATTTAACCATTTCCTTCCCAATGCCCTGGGCATTAAACCCATTATTGAATACCTGGTTTCCAACCCGGATGAACTGCAGCTGGCTATGGTTGTATTTACTATTGTAGAGGCCATTGTGGGCCTGTTCATTATTCTAGGGCTGTTTACGCGCCTTATGAGTATAGGCGTTGTGATGCTGGCTTCGGGAATCCTTCTGGGCTCTGGCTGGTTGGGCACCACCTGCCTGGATGAATGGCAAATTGGGGTGCTGGGCATAGCCGGTGGTTTTACCATTTTCATGAGTGGCAGCGGGGCCTGGTCACTCGATCATTTCCTGATGAAGAGCTATACCTTCACCCATAAAAAATGGTTTGCCTTTACTGGTTCAGGTTTATTACCTGTTAAAAACCTGCAAGTGCCGGTATTGCTGGCTTCCGTTTTCATTTTTGGCCTTACGCTGTTTACCAATCAGTATTTTCATGGCGGGGTTTGGGGCAAGCTGTACAACAAATCTGTTAAGCCTAAGGTAGAGATTTCAGCTATCCGCTATAGCAATTCAGAGCTGGTGTTCCGGCTGTTCCGTACCGAAGGTGCAGATGTGTATGGTTCTTTTCTAATCGGGATCGAAATTTTGAACGAGCAAGGGGAGGTTGTCAGGTCTCTTGGCCAGAAAGAGCTGGCAGGTTTCCCGGCACACAAGATCAGAAACCACTATGTAGCCAAAATTAAACCTGGAAAACATAGCCTGGTGTTACCGCTTGGTGCAAAAGCTGATCTTACTATAGATATCAATGGGCTGGCTTTAAACGAAAACCACTCCATTAAACTGACGGATATTAGTGGTGCAGAATGGCGGGCTGATATTAGAGACTAGTGATGCGGTGGTTTTACTATGGCTAGCCGGTTAAAGCATATTTAAACCGGTATTGGGCTATAGTTGAACCACCTGGAATTACAGCAACCCTAGCCTAAGTATGGTTTAACAATAGAGGAAGTGTGCTTGAACAGGCCATGCACAGGAGAAAGAAAGGAGCAGAAATGGGCGATGAGCAATAAAATCTGGTTAGCCTGTGGCGCTTTCTTTCTTTTCCCTGATTTCGTCGTACAGCTCAATTACCTTCTTTTGAAGTTCAATAAGTTCTTCCTCTTTTTTTGCCAGCTTAATTTTAAGTTGTTTTACGCGCTGGTTGTGCAGCATCTGCGGGCTTTCGCCCTCTTTTGCCATCAGGTCCATCAATGTAGTGTCCAGTATAACCGCAATTTGCATCAGCCTTTTGATGTTTACATCAGTAATACCATTCTCAATTTTAGAAAACGCAGGAATAGAAATTTTTAACTGTTCCGCCATTTGCTTCTGGCTCCATCCTTTCTTTTGTCTGAATGTCTTGATGTTTTTACTTATTGAGCTCATTGGTTTCGTTTGAGGATATTGGATTATCAATTAAGTAACAATATTCAGGCCTAAATTTTTAAAAAACATAGGTTTATGAAATAAATAGCTAATATTATGGCATAATAAATGTTAGGTTATGAATTTTACATGCGGATTGTAATTATGCATAATTATTTTACATTTGACTAATTTTAAAATTTACATTCCGGGGGGAAATAAATGAAGAAAAATCTACTAATTGTCCTATTAATTCTACTAAGTGGGACCGCATTTTCGCAAATGAACGGCAATTACAACTACAGTCTGGCCGTATACGGATTTAGCCAGATGCAGATGCCAAAAATTTTAAACCAAAAGAATTCCGACAGGTTTACCAATGCAACCTTCCATGGAGGGATGATCAAGTTTAACGACAATCAGATCAATTACCGTTTGGGGGGCAGTTACCTGAAAAAAGATGTGAAGCTGGTGAACAATTGCGTGGGCTGCCAGGAAGCAAGCGGAGAAATGAAAGATTACGCGTTTAAAGTTGGGTTTGAGAAGAACATGAACTTTGCACGGATACAGCCTTACGTGGGTTTCGACATCGGGTTCCGGTTCAATAAGTTTGACGGTTCATTGGTTTCCACCAATGATGCGTTGAATTCGCAGACACCTAGTGCTTTGGCGCCTAATGGCGTAGAAACAACCAAAACTGGTTTTACAGCGGCACCCTTGATCGGGATAAAAATTAATCCTGTTCCTTTTATCTCTATTTTTGCGGAGAGTAGCCTGGAGATGTTTTATTCGTATGAAAGGCAGGAAACGATTGCTGCAGGTGAGCGGTCTTTAAATAAATATAATAAGTCTGAGTTTCTGTTGAACCCGGTAACGGTTGGGATACAGGTACACTTGGGGAGTAACCGATGATTACTTCAGTCACAATTTTATCACATATGAATATAATTAATATATTTGCAACCGAAACTAAAAACTAAACATTTTACCCTATGAAAGTTGAGTTGAACAGTGAGAATTTTAACGCTTATCATCTAAAATAACCCATTACCCTCTCTACACACAAATATGAATTTTAAAAGAACGATAACTGCAATATTATTTCTCTTTGCCGTTCTGGTCACGCAGACCGCCTTTTCGCAGTCGAATTATTCTGATATCAAAGTTGATGATTTGTCTGATGCACAAATCAGGCAGATGATCCAACGCGCGGAATCTATTGGATATAATGATGCGCAACTGGAACAAATGGCAAAAGCCCAAGGTATGAAGCAGGAAGAAATTGAGAAACTGCGCTCCAGAGTAGCAAAGATTAGAGCTGGCGGTGCTGATTCTAAAAAGTCGGGGGAAGAGATAAATACTGATGAGGTTAAAGAACGCCAGGTTGTAGGGATGGATAAAAAGGAGGCATCGGAAAAAAAGGACCCGGTTAAGGTTAATATTCTCGAGGACTTGCGTCCAAAGATTTTTGGTTCAGAATTATTTTCAAATAGTAATATCTCGTTTGAGCCAAATTTAAGGATGGCGACTCCAAAAAATTATGTAATTGGTCCTGACGATGAGTTGCTTGTTGACCTGAGTGGTGATAACGAAGCAAATTATAAATTAAAAGTAAGTCCTGAAGGAATTATTCGTTTGCAATATGCAGGTCCTGTTTCTGTTGGTGGTTTATCCGTTGAACAGGCGACTGCCAAGATCAGAAGTAAACTTGCGGGCACCTATCCTGGTTTGAGAAGTGGTCGTACCAGCGTTGCTGTTAATCTCGGAAATATCAGGAGTATTAAAATAACCTTAGTGGGGGAGGTTGTAAAACCAGGTTCCTATACCTTGTCTTCTCTATCGACCGTTTTTAATGCCCTGAATGCTTCTGGGGGGCCTAATGCTAATGGGTCTTTCCGTAAGATACAGGTTGTACGAGGCAATAAGGTGGTTTCTACCATAGACGTATATGATTTCTTATTGAACGGAATTCAGCAGAATAATATTCGATTACAAGACCAGGATGTAATTAATATTCCGGTTTATCAGAGCCGGGTTGAGATTACAGGCGAGGTTAAGCGCCCGGCATTATTTGAGGTTCTGAATAATGAAAGCTTACAGGATGTAATTAGGTTTGCTGGTGGTTTTACCAATCAGGCTTATACTGCTAATATCAAAGTCCTTCAAAATACAAATAAGGAACGAAAAATTAGTGATGTAAATGCTGAGCAGTTCACAACCTATGGGCCTTTAAATGGTGACAAGTACATCGTTGAGACCATCTTAGACCGTTTCGAAAATAGGGTTGAAATAGCAGGTGCAGTTTTTCGTCCGGGTAAGTTTGAATTGGAAAAAGGATTAACTTTGAAAGGCTTAATTGCAAAAGCAGATGGTTTAACGGAAGATGCTTTCTTGAATAGAGGTTACATCAATAGATTAAATCCCGATAATACATTTGCTTTAATTTCTTTTGACGTGGCCAAAATTATGGATGGTTCCCAAGAAGATGTTGCATTACAACGGGAAGATAAGGTAACAATTTCGTCTTTGTTTGATTTAAGAGATGAATACAAGATTACCATTCAGGGCGAAGTCAGATCTGGAGGAACTTTTGATTATGCAGATAACATGACATTAGAAGATGTAATCCAGATGGCTGGTGGTTTTAAGGAAAATGCTACACCGAGGAGAATTGAGATTTCCCGCAGGATAAAGAATAGTGATGCGAAATCTGAATCTGCAAAGACAGCTCAGGTATTTACAGTTGGAGTAGATCAGAACCTGAAGGTAATGGATAAGAAATTTATATTGAAACCTTTTGACGTGGTATCAGTTCGGAGTTCTGAAGGGTATCAGGTGCAAAAACAAGTTAAGATAGAGGGAGAGGTTTTGTATCCTGGTTTATATACTATTACCCAGAAAAACGAAAAGATCTCTGATCTGGTAAAAAGAGCTGGTGGCTTAACACCTGTTGCTTATGCCGAGGGAGCTTCTTTAAAAAGACCAGGTGCTGAGAAAGTAAATCCGGGAGATCGAAATGCGATAAATAATCAAGAGGAAGACAAAAAGAAGTTCTTGAATCTGAAACGTGTTCAAGAAGCCGGTGTGAAGGATACAGTGAAGGCAGAAATTGAGCAACAATTGATACAATCGGATCTGGTGGGGATTGATCTGGAGAGAATTTTGAAGAAACCTCAATCCAGATATGATTTAATTGTGGAAGATGGAGATGTGATTAGAGTGCCGAGGCAATTGCAGACAGTGAAAGTTACCGGAGAGGTTTTAAATCCGAACAGTATTGTTTATTTGCCGGGGAAAAGCTTTAAGCAGTATGTAAATGGTGCTGGTGGATTTACTTCTAGCGCATTAAAAAGAGGGGCATATATTAAATATGCAAATGGATCAGTTGAAGCAGGAAGTAAGTTCTTGTTCTTTAATAACTTTCCTAAGGTAAAACCTGGTGCGGAAATATTGGTGCCGAAGAAAGCTGAAAGAGAAAGAATGACAGCACAAGGATGGATTGGTATAGGAACAGCGATTGCATCGTTAGGGGCTATTATTGTAAGTTTATTAAGATAATTTATAATAGATGAATTTGGAGAATGTTAATTCCAGAATTTCAACAACTTCAGACGATATCTCGTTGAAAGAGTTACTTTTAAAAGTAGGAGAATGGTGGCGTTATTTGCTTTCCAAATGGATTATAGTTGTTGGTTTTGGGATAATTGGAGGAGCTTTAGGTTTCCTCTATGCTTATATGAAGAAGCCAAATTACGTAGCAACCACAACTTTTGTGTTGGAAGATGACAAAGGAGGAGGGGGACTTGGGTCTTTGGCTGGTCTAGCTTCAATGGCAGGAGTTGATTTAGGAACAAGGGGAGGCGGGATTTTTCAAGGAGATAATATTCTAGAATTATATCGTTCTCGAAATATGATAGAGAAAACTTTGCTCAGCTATTGGAAAGGTAACGAACTTCTTATAGAACGTTATATTACAGTTAATAAACTTAAAGAAAATTGGGCTAAAAGACCTGAACTTATGAAACTTCAGTTTGTTTTAGATAGTCTGGAATTAAATAAGCCCGACGTTGAAGGATTGAGACTTAGAGACAGCATCATTGGGGACGTTGTTGAGAATATTCGTCGTAATTATCTTTTTGTGAGTAAACCAGATAAGAAGTTAAGTATTATTAGGGTTGATGTAAAATCGAAAGATGAATTGTTTGCGAAATCTTTTAATGACATTTTAGTAAAAAATGTAAATGAATTTTATATTCAAACAAAAACTAAAAAATCATTAGAGAATGTAATTATTTTACAGAAAAAAACTGACTCGGTTAGGAATGTCATGAATGGAGCGATTTACTCTGCAGTTGCCGTAAATGATGCAACCCCAAATTTGAATCCTACTAGGCAAAT from Pedobacter africanus includes:
- a CDS encoding TQO small subunit DoxD, with product MKHSHTAATASLAGLFTLSLRWVLGWTYFSAFWRRLILENKLIPEEAGYIGEKFNHFLPNALGIKPIIEYLVSNPDELQLAMVVFTIVEAIVGLFIILGLFTRLMSIGVVMLASGILLGSGWLGTTCLDEWQIGVLGIAGGFTIFMSGSGAWSLDHFLMKSYTFTHKKWFAFTGSGLLPVKNLQVPVLLASVFIFGLTLFTNQYFHGGVWGKLYNKSVKPKVEISAIRYSNSELVFRLFRTEGADVYGSFLIGIEILNEQGEVVRSLGQKELAGFPAHKIRNHYVAKIKPGKHSLVLPLGAKADLTIDINGLALNENHSIKLTDISGAEWRADIRD
- a CDS encoding helix-turn-helix domain-containing protein; the encoded protein is MSSISKNIKTFRQKKGWSQKQMAEQLKISIPAFSKIENGITDVNIKRLMQIAVILDTTLMDLMAKEGESPQMLHNQRVKQLKIKLAKKEEELIELQKKVIELYDEIREKKESATG
- a CDS encoding SLBB domain-containing protein, encoding MNFKRTITAILFLFAVLVTQTAFSQSNYSDIKVDDLSDAQIRQMIQRAESIGYNDAQLEQMAKAQGMKQEEIEKLRSRVAKIRAGGADSKKSGEEINTDEVKERQVVGMDKKEASEKKDPVKVNILEDLRPKIFGSELFSNSNISFEPNLRMATPKNYVIGPDDELLVDLSGDNEANYKLKVSPEGIIRLQYAGPVSVGGLSVEQATAKIRSKLAGTYPGLRSGRTSVAVNLGNIRSIKITLVGEVVKPGSYTLSSLSTVFNALNASGGPNANGSFRKIQVVRGNKVVSTIDVYDFLLNGIQQNNIRLQDQDVINIPVYQSRVEITGEVKRPALFEVLNNESLQDVIRFAGGFTNQAYTANIKVLQNTNKERKISDVNAEQFTTYGPLNGDKYIVETILDRFENRVEIAGAVFRPGKFELEKGLTLKGLIAKADGLTEDAFLNRGYINRLNPDNTFALISFDVAKIMDGSQEDVALQREDKVTISSLFDLRDEYKITIQGEVRSGGTFDYADNMTLEDVIQMAGGFKENATPRRIEISRRIKNSDAKSESAKTAQVFTVGVDQNLKVMDKKFILKPFDVVSVRSSEGYQVQKQVKIEGEVLYPGLYTITQKNEKISDLVKRAGGLTPVAYAEGASLKRPGAEKVNPGDRNAINNQEEDKKKFLNLKRVQEAGVKDTVKAEIEQQLIQSDLVGIDLERILKKPQSRYDLIVEDGDVIRVPRQLQTVKVTGEVLNPNSIVYLPGKSFKQYVNGAGGFTSSALKRGAYIKYANGSVEAGSKFLFFNNFPKVKPGAEILVPKKAERERMTAQGWIGIGTAIASLGAIIVSLLR
- a CDS encoding GumC domain-containing protein; translation: MNLENVNSRISTTSDDISLKELLLKVGEWWRYLLSKWIIVVGFGIIGGALGFLYAYMKKPNYVATTTFVLEDDKGGGGLGSLAGLASMAGVDLGTRGGGIFQGDNILELYRSRNMIEKTLLSYWKGNELLIERYITVNKLKENWAKRPELMKLQFVLDSLELNKPDVEGLRLRDSIIGDVVENIRRNYLFVSKPDKKLSIIRVDVKSKDELFAKSFNDILVKNVNEFYIQTKTKKSLENVIILQKKTDSVRNVMNGAIYSAVAVNDATPNLNPTRQIQRVAPAQKAQFSAETNKAVLSELVKNLEMSKISLLKETPLIQVVDQPIFPLTQEKLGKAKGLVIGGILFGGLMVFFLILRKVYRNILLND